The Brassica napus cultivar Da-Ae chromosome C7, Da-Ae, whole genome shotgun sequence genomic interval ACTcctattaaatataattattatgtatatttaagtATACAGTCAGAATAATACGAAatgtcattaatttttttttcttttgttcaacaaaattattcatcaattttgaataagtaaatattttaactGCTTCATGTATTATTGGTATCACTGACAATCTATTTAGTCGTTGATAAGATATAATTAAATGTGTATAATTTGCATGATTTTGTGCCCAAAACGCAAACGCAGAATGGCCACGGTACTGTTTGGCGGTTCGGTGGAGCTGATAAGGCCGTGTGCGATTCCTATCAAGAATCTACTCGGATTTGGAGATCGATCTAAGCACAAtcaatcaagaacgaaagtaaAACGAAAGAGACACACAAGATTGTTTACCCGGTGTTCACCGCACTCAGAGAAGCCGCTATACTCACCGGACCGGAGATTCCCGGAAATTCACTAGATATGTGTGATGAATAAAAGTCTTTACAATCACCTAACTCTCTcaagctttctctctctctcaatcgtATCTCTCTCCACCTCTCTCTTCTTTCTGTTACAACTCTAGTAGATTCTCGAACTCTCTCTCACGAAGAAGATACAATGTAAAGAAGAACTCTCTTCTGATTGGCTGAGAGAAGTAATATCCACACGTGCCTCTCACATGTTTACTAAGCTTGAGTCTACACCTCTAAACCATTTAGAGTCTTCATCACACGCTTGAAAATCAGATGACATAAACTTTCAGGCCGCGAAAGCCTCGACCGTAACGCTGAGAGGCGTTATTTACATGCTCTTCGACAACTGCAGGAAGGACGTTAAAAAGACTATCTTGCCCCTCGGCCATGAAGATCCTTCCGTCTATCCTTGCTTCCGCACCTGTATCGAGGCCCAACGTCCTCCCCTCCGGCATAATGTCGATTTGGTGTGTGATAGGCTCAAGGATATTCGCTGCGTCGTCTGTCCCAAGAAACCCGAGTCTTGCACTTATCTATTGGTACGGCTTTAGAACCTGATTAACAGATAAGCATTCTCGATATTAACAGTTTTACTTACTGCAGACAAAGCTTGAGCTGTCATTGTTGGATGGCATCAAGGATGACATTGATTTTTGCGTGAAGCTGGCCAGAGAGGAAAACCTCGTGTTTCTTCCAGGTAAAGCAAAATAACATGAATCTCGATATGGGATTTGATACTAATAATAGATTTCGTTTGCAGGAGAGGCTCTGGGGGTGAAGAACTGGATGAGGATAACTATCGGAGTGGAAGCTCATATGCTTGAGGATGCACTTGAGAGACTCAAGGGTTTCTGTACACGCCATACCAAGAAAACAGATACAGAAACTGAGTCACCTTCAAGCGTTGAAAATGAGTGATAGTGTCGGTATAGTGGATATTACATGGATTGTACACGCCCCCAATGTACGTACAATGTGCCAGGGGGATGTTCTTGTCATATTTCAATGCCTTTCCCATTCCCTTCTGTTTTATTATCTAATCTAAATttcaaaccaaataaaaactGTTGTAAACTTTTCAAATAGCATCAAGGATCCAGTGTCTAGGGCCACAATTGTTTACTCGTTATTATTCGCTTTTTACCCAATTTTTCGAGTACTAGTAGTTGTCAAATTGGGCATCAATCTATAGAATTTAAATACTTGCAaatgcaaaataaataacaagtaTGAAATAATTATCCGTTATCTGctcagagacaaaaaaaaatgttgttgtgaaaaataaataatatttgctATATCGAGAGATTCATGTTCttattcattcttttttttataatattcacAAATATTTCGTTTATATTAACTCATATGTTCTTAGCAgagtaaacaaaataaatcctCTTGTTCATTTATagtaaaaattttttttttgtaacttatagTAAATTATTATTCGATAAATAGTTCTTAAATATTCCGAAGTACTTATTTGTAATTCACGAGTACTCGAAAGATGAATATTTAATACACCCATATTAAGAGTTTCACTTACCGTTGACAAAACTGGAGTTGTCATTGGTGTAGAACATCAACGAAGACGTTGATTTCTGCGTGATACTCGCCAGAGACGAAAACCTTGTGTTTCTAACCAGGTAAAGCAAAAGAAAACCAAGAAACAAGAATCTTGATATGGGATTCGATGCTAACTCCCAGAAGCTTATATGATCGAGGATGCACTTGAGAGACTTAAGGGTCTCTGTACACGTCATGCCATGAAGACAAAAAACTATGACCGAAATGAAATAGCTAtactaaaaaaatgatttttcttttagttttctcAATGAAATCTCGAAATAAAACAATATGAGATGATAATAAATACAAATGGAAATAAAATATGGAAAGCAAACTAatactgatattttttttgaattttcttaagaTGCAACAATTAAactaacaagatacaaatgatatgAACTATGctctatatcattttttttaattttcttgatGCAAGCACCAAATAAATCAGTATGGGATGCtatgaaaaataaatggaaagaaaatatggaaacaaactaacaaggatatttttttttgagtttttagtttAAGAAATGCAATAAACCTAACAATATGAAACAAATGATTCAAACTTAtgatgaatgattttttttttttaaatgcagcaATATGATATGCAAAAATTACTTCAACTAAAAATGGTCTAATAAAATAACTaggattattatttttttttgaaggatatgcaaacaaaggaaacaaattcaaaatgacaatttttatgggattttcgattatggaaacaaaacaaaaaggaaacaaacacttttcttttgagattttcgattttttttaatgaatcaaacacaactttttcttttcttgttcgtGGCTTTTGAAAAGTATGAACcgcaagaacacaagaacaaacGCAGAAACAATACTTGAAACAAAATACAGTTTTTTATGGGTTTTCGGTTTATAAGatggaaaaacaaatgcaagcaatatgaatgttttttttttaatgcaaataaCAAACTTATGAAACAAATATGGTATGCACGAAAATAAAATGCTaggcctttttatttttatgcaagagtcaaacaagaaacaaatatggaatgcagatttttttttaaatgaatgcacaaaatctaaaaatggcAAGTGGAACTGGGGAATGAATGCAAACACAATATGagatttctttttcaaatttttgtgaatcaaatgcaagaaactttttctcttttgttttttttcttttcttaagaaCAATAACAAtgcaaaaactatttttatggcTTTTTGATTTACTGATGAAACAAATGCAAGGAAGAtgaatgatgcaaggatagaaTGGACCTGACTCAAGAACCTttcggctctgataccaaatgttacAGGCTGGAAGCTGGGTAGCCAAAATGGTTGTTGGAGGTTCAAATCGGATCAACCAAAGATGTGATCTATTGGTCGATATGTATAGAATCTGACTTGATAACCTGAAACCAAATGAAGAATGAATGAGATAAGGATTATGATATGAATAAAACAAGAATAATAAGCTGAAAGAAAGGATAGAATTggcggaatcaagctgctggatatgtgtatcactctcagcttgatcagatgatggattgaagtggatttgcggatgagagtttgattgaatctctcattctgatggaatgatggggcgatgtgattgactctctcaatctgtgtactgagcttatTTGATTTGTACAAttaaactagactcacgaaatcaatagaacagcaaagaatctctctttgaatcctaaagaccgatattttatacaaagaataatctttgataaaaaactgaataaactttttattaacttggtgacTGTGGGTGTTCTTTACAATGACTATCTaagagcttatataatgctctgGAAACTAAGTCTAACGTtcataagaagaaaagaaaggaaacaaatcaagcaaactaacaaaatcggaaactagccgttggagccttttatgggattttggctcaaagtgagaaacttgattcttcttgaacctggacggtTTGAGAGGATAAGAGAGCTTCCTTGGGATATTCCTGGGTgcttgataggtactgatgtcGTGCCTGATCTGAAgagaaaagagctgttggacattaatgtcggtttgctccaaataaggcaggtttgagtaaatgaggatcctcctgatccaatggttgatggtgcatggtatgaacttgtagaactcttctggaTCTCTGTATAGACTTCCTGAATGTATAGattgatctcctggtcgccaatttctggtttgaagctgattgaaccggctagcttccaattgaggcaagtgcagaactggtttggccggttttggagattgaATCATAATTTCATAATTCTGTGGCCATTTAtcctgatcttgggctttctggaaatatgataaacttctCTTGACTCCTGTTATGGGCTTTGCTTCAGGCCGATTCTTCATTGGtcttgaatcttcttctaaagtcgggtactcgcagatggacgggttgagaaacctgtgacttgtaaaattcataacttcttgctccgtgaatactTTGGCCCGATTATaattggcctggactccttctttaatatagaatccataaaaattatccTCGTCATTTAAACcttcctggtttgtaagatatggcgtTTTTAGTGAACGTATGTCCTGgctggcgccttggctggttgagtagggctttgggttgacctctggttcagttgctgatcttATGGCTGCATCATACCCTCCCCCTTGACAAAGTTTCGTCATCGAAACTGGATAACCTgtaccaagatagagcaagtcaggtttcattctcttttgagagTTTAGACCCTTACCTTGATATAATTTCAGTTTGGTGATGCATGATGCATCTGGTGGCTCTTCTTTGGACAGATATGAAAGGATCACGCCTCTTCTATGTTTATGGCCATTGCATCTCTTCTGGTGTGGATGGTCCTTCAAAGTCTTGGTGGCCACGTTTCTGGTCTCCATTTGAGTTGATTCTCCTAGCAACAAAAGATTATCCGGTGGGATTTCTTTGAAGGTTTCTTCTTTGCAACCTGAAAAATTCTCAACTTTTTGGACAAAAAGCAAGTGTATTATATCTGTGTTTGGACgctgataaaaataatttgaaatttccAGACTTACTTTGATTGCTTCCACAAGTTGAAGaatgattttcttctttggacaacttgtttttgtttgctgCCTTCTTTGCAACTTTTGACCATGGTTGTTATGAACTACTTCTTGTCTTATTCCTGGATCAAAATTTTTtggcaaagacaagtgcattatacCTGGATAATCAAGTGTCTTGGACGTTTTAAGATCAGAGAAACTTACCTTAAGCCTTGGTTTTTGAACAACACTTAGTTCAATTTTAGGCTTCCAATTGGGAGGTGGTTCATGGCTGAGCTTATGGTCTGGTTCTTTCCTTGGAACTTCAGTAAGCATATAGCTTTCATTTTTACTCCCTGTACCAAGAAAACACATGTCAGTACTAGTATCTCTAGGTGGTGTTAGACACTTACCTTGGTGGGATACTTTTATGAccggttttgcttctttaagcaatTTGGACAGCTTGGTGTCTTGAACCTTCTCCTGGTTCATCACTAGTGTGGCGCCTGGTGGCTCCTGTCCTTTGAATTCATGCTCTTTAATTCCTGTTACAACACcttttgacaaagacaagtgcattacacaagaatttggaaccaataaatcagattgaataaaactatcactcttcatagataaatctgttttcttttctattgaTGTTTCTATCAATACTTGCTTAGTAGGACAAACTACAGCATAGTGTCCTTtcttatgacatctataacatgtctgatATTTTAAATCCTCAGATTTAGAAGACTTACATTGGTTTGATGGCCCTTCTTTCTTTGGGTTTAAAATCTCCTTGTCTCTTGGAATTAAATAATGGACAACTTTTGATCTCAACAAGGATGTGGAGATCGTGTCTTCCTGGACCTCAGGACCTGTCTTAACAtccttggacaaagacaagtgactcataccagtgggagatgatttataaacaaatttatcaagtataggacttaccttggcctttTTTGAAAAATCGGTTTGTCTGGTTTTTCTTTGTGTCTGGCCAATGTGTCTTGGCTGACAAATTTCTTTTTCTCCATGGCCTTTGGGACCTCATAAGGCTGGTATTGATCATATAAAACCGTGGGCCTCTTGTTTGGCCAAATCTGGTCTTGATGGATTAAGCTTCTATGGCCTTGTTGTGGTACAACCCTCTTTGCCCCTTTAGACCCATGGCTTGAAAACCTCCTTGGGTACCTTTCTCTAATATCTGGTGTTGGAAGTGAGGATGCATACTTCCTGATCATGGCATATTTAAGATCTTCCCACGTTTTGATAGTCTCTCTTTGACTCTTCCATCTTGCACCATCTACACCTTTCCACCATTTGTATGCACTTCCGGTGAGTTGTTTGATGGCATGGCTcagcttttctttctttggcACGCCATGGTATGAAAACCAATCATACATGGTTCTTTCCCATGAGAGATAGTCATCTGGCCAACTGCTTCCTGAAAAAGAATAAATCTTAACTTCATTAACAGATTTAAAATCAAGATAAGAATGAGTTAAGTATTTATGAGTTGAAGAAGTATGGTGTGGGGTGATCCATGAAGGATATGGTGGCTTAGGCTCAACATAGCCATCCTCTGGTGCATCTCCAAATCTTGTTTCTTCATGTGGTGGTCCTCGGCCTGTGTCTTTCTCCTAGACATATTGCTTCTTTCTTCTAACCGGGCCATTTGATCTTCTATTTCTCGCATAGCAATCAGTAGTTGTTTTTGAGAAACTATTAGAGCTTGGCCGTGTGCTTCCTCTCCCATTTATCCCTGAGATCAATCTTAAAGATCAAGTGAAGATATGGGAAGTTCTAGTCAAACCAAATGAATAATGCAAACTATTTTACCTAAACCGAGAAATTAGGCAACTATGAACCGAAATGAAATAGCTAtactaaaaaaaatgatttttcttttggttttctcaaTGAAATCTCGAAATGAAACAATATGAGATGATAATAAATACAAATGGAAATAAAATATGGAAAGCAAACTAatactgatatttttttttgaattttcttaagaTGCAACAATTAAactaacaagatacaaatgatatgAACTATGctctatatcattttttttttcttgatgcaAGCACGAAATAAATCAGTATGGGATGCtatgaaaaataaatggaaagaaaatatggaaacaaactaacaaggatattttttttgagtttttagtttAAGAAATGCAATAAACCTAACAATAAGAAACAAATGATTCAAACTTAtgatgaatgattttttttttttaaatgcagcaATATGATATGCAAAAATTACTTCAACTAAAAATGGTCTAATAAAATAACTaggattattatttttttttgaaggatatgcaaacaaaggaaacaaattcaaaatgacaatttttatgggattttcgattatggaaacaaaacaaaaagggaaacaaacacttttcttttgggattttttattttttttaatgaataaaacacaactttttcttttcttgttcgtGGCTTTTGAAAAGTATGAAcagcaagaacacaagaacaaacGCAGAAATAATACTTGAAACAAAAGACAATTTTTTATGGGTTTTCGGTTTATAAGatggaaaaacaaatgcaagcaatatgaatgattttttttttgaatgtaaataacaaaattatgaaacaaataCGGTATGCACGAAAATAAAATGCTaggcctttttatttttatgcaagagtcaaacaagaaacaaatatggaatgcatattttttttttttaaatgaatgtacaaaatctaaaaatggcAAGTGGAGCTGGAGAATGAATGCAAACACAATATGagatttctttttcaaattttcgtgaatcaaatgcaagaaacttcttctcttttgttttttttcttttcttaagaaCAATAACAATGCAAAAACTGTTTTTATGGCTTTTTGGTTTACTGATGAAACAAATGCAAGGAAGATGAATGGTGCAAGGATAGAATGGACCTGACTCAAGAACCTTTCGGCTCAGATACCAAATGTTACAGGCTGGAAGCTGGGTCGCCCAAATGGTTGTTGGAGGTTCAAATCGGATCAACCAAAGATGTGATCTGTTGGTCGATATGTATAGAATCTGACTTGATAACCTGAAACCAAATGAAGAATGAATGAGATGAGGATTATGATATGAATAAAACAAGAATAATAAACTGAAAGAAAGGATAGAATTGGCGGAATCAAGCTgatggatgtgtatcactctcagcttgatcagatgatggattgaagtggatttgcggatgagggtttgattgaatctctcaatctgatggaatgatggggcgatgtgattgactctctcaatctgtgtactgaggttatttgatttgcacaaataaactagactcacgaaatcaatagaacaacaaagaatctctctttgaatcctaaagaccgatattttatacaaagaacaatctttgataaaaaaactgaataaactttttattaacttggtgacTGAGGGTGTTCTTTACAATGACTATCTaagagcttatataatgctctgGAAACTAAGTCTAACGTtcataagaagaaaagaaaggaaacaaatcaagcaaactaacaaaatcggaaactagccgttggagccttttatgggattttggctccaagtgagaaacttgattcttcttgaacctggacggtTTAAGAGGATAAGAGAGATTCCTTGGGATCTTTCTGGGTGCTTGATAGTTACTGATGTCGTGCCTGATCTGAAgagaaaagagctgttggacattaatgtcggtttgctccaaataaggcaggtttgagtaaatgaggatcctcctgatccaatgGTTGCTGGTGCATGGTACGAACTTGTAGAACTCTTATGGATCTCTGGATAGACTTCCTGAATGTATAGATTGATCTCTTGGTCGCCaatttctggtttgaagctgattgaaccggctagcttccaattgaggcaagtgcagaactggtttggccggttttggagattgaatcataacttcataattccgtggccatttctcctgatcttgggctttctggaaatatgataaacttctcttgactcctatgatggGATTTTCTTCAGGCCAATTCTTCATTGGGCTTGAATCatcttctaaagtcgggtactcgcagatagATGGGTTGAGaaacctctgacttgtaaaattcataacttcttactcggtgaatattttggcccgattccaattggcctggacttCTTCTTGAATGtagaatccaaaaaaattagtcTCGTCATTTAAACCcccctggtttgtaagatatggagTTTTTAGTGAACGTATGTCCAGGCTGGTTGAGcagggctttgggttgacctctgGTTCAGTTGTTGATCTGATGGCCGCATCACTATGACTAAttgaaaaatgataataatgCTTGACATAGACATCTATACCACTAAAACATAAgtacaattttgaaaataaccTCAATCATACgtgatatttataataaaaaaatactactcaaattttataatatacatAGAACTCGTTATTTCCATTATATTAAATTTGAcacaaaataactaaaaaaatcatatattttctaaaGTTGCATATATATCAggattaaatattattataaataaatattaagtaaatttttatttatataatatatatgtatatatatcatgattaattaaattactacatcaaataataaatttatcatgTGTAAAACAGATTAAAAGAACTggttaattaaagaaaaaatgtttgaaaTACACTAAATTGGataccatttttaaaaaatacactaaataaaaatatttaacatttggatttaaggtttattgaTTATTGTTTACGTTTAGTATTTAGGATGGAATTGGGTTTATAaacttatttaaatatttttaaacatttataaatgattttaaaaggttagtttttttctttttcataaaaaatttaagatatttatgaaaatagttatcatttaaaattaaatttgaaaattggtATCAACTTTGAGAAAAAGTAGAATTTCCCctgaataattatttatattataataatattactaaaataaatttgaattaatacGAAATAGGGTCAATTTATTTCAACGTTACATCATACAAAGAAAATGATCAGAATTCGTCCATAAACATCCcttatcattttttctttttgcaaacGTCCACATATGCCATCCCATATGAATTTCTGTTTGTGCAAACAAACCATATATAAGTTTAGAATTTACTGTGTGAAACAATAATACATACATTAAGAAGTGTAGATGAAAGGAATAGAAAGATTTGTACCGTCGGAAACTATGAGCAGGGGGTCCTCCCGGACCATGAGGAGGGTTTGGACCACCACATTTGATTTTACAACATTCAAAACAATTACCATTGTGATCTTCACAAGGTACAGAACAGCTACGGAAACAACGCATCCAATCAGTTGCGTTGTCGGATTCTACGGTGACTACCATAACAGTCGTCACCATCATTATCATTACTACCAACACATTCCATTTTCCCATTTCAGATCctaaatataaatgaaaaattacCTAGAATGACTCAAATCATACACGTAATTACTAGACTAACTCATAAACTTTTGTAATTATTAGACTAAAGCACAGAGCAACCGAAAATACCAAAAAACCAGTCTCTCTTTCATTTTTCACGAGATTGCCATAGGAAATTATTAGTaggaaaatgtttattttttttataaagaaaaacaaaacctttTGATCGAGACTGGAGAAAGTCGTCTCCTTCGTTTGCGACAACACCAAATCGGACACCTCTCTTTCACTTCCGCCTCCGACAACTTCTTCTCTGCCAGAGCCTCCTTCCATTTCGTCACCTCCACCTGGATCGCCGTCGTCTCTGTAAGACAAGAGGAACCCTGAATCCGATTTCACCTCTGTCTCCGCCTTTAAATCGAAGAGACGAAACAATTGCTCGTTTTCAACCAAGAGTGATTTCAAGGTAAAATCCCGTGTCTTTCTTTAACCCTCAGTCGATTTTCAGAACTTTAACCCTCAATCGATTTTTAGGGATTGTGTTCTGTTAATGAAAGTATCGTGCTTTGAATGAGTAAAACTACATATTTGAATTGGTCGGTAACAAGTGTGGTATAGTTCAATATGTGTCTTCTAGATCTTGAACTTGAAGTTACTACTTGTTTCGTGTCTGCTTTGCTTGTTCGATGTTTGCATTAGAAAATGATTATATAGATCTTTGGTTGGCTTCATAGGGTGTGACAGTTTTGCAGGGATGGAGACCATACATGAGCGTTGTGGCCAGTTTACCTACAAACCCGTTCTTCTAAATTGACCAGGAGAGGCTAGTCTTATCTTTATCAATTTATACAATTATACCTTGCATCAAGCTCTGTACACTATGCGGATATTCACTTACTCTGCATTCATATGTGCCTCTTTATGGTCGGGCAAGCGCTTGGATTTTCAACAGAGTGGTCTCATCATCCTCTGTATTCTCCTGGTTAGACGAACAAATACACCAAATCATTTGCTTGTGTTTCTGAGTTTGCTCTTTCTCAAGAATATCTGTTGTGCAATAATACGTGTGAAAACAGGAGGATTAGAGGTTCTGGATGGTGTGGAGAAAGCATTGGTTGGTACTTGAGTCGGGATGGATTACGCATTACCTCATTAACATGTCAATGCCTTATGGAGATTTTCCATTGCAGACACTCCAGGGATAAGTTCTCCTAAGAACAATCTTAGGCCTCTCTGAGTTCAACCCAATACTCTTTAACTTTGCTTCTTGTTCTCTGTAAATAGACATCTACATGTTTGTACTCTTTAGTCTGTATAGTGTTTATTTAGAAGTGGAAATACCGTTAAGGTATTGGGTGGAAAGTGGAAGTCGGTTATTAAATACTTCGTCGGTTATTAAATACTTCGTCGGTTATTAAATTCTCGACAAATTGTAAACCTGAGACAAATTGATAAAGAACAAATTTCTCAACCGTTTGATTGAGTTGTTCATGAACAATGATATTATTTGCAGCTTTAACCTGTAAACAAGTTGAAGAATGAGAACAAAACGTTATAGGTACAATTAGGTTTCAACGTTAACGCGGTTTGGCCTTTTGACCATTAGTATTGTTTGACCGACCCAAACAAATCATTTCCTCCGTACCTCAACAAGCAAAATCATTCCTTCGTAAcaagatgtattttttttataaaagttatacATGTAAATCATTCTCTGTGTAACGTAACAAGATGATTTTATATAAATGGTGCatgcaatatttttttctattgacTTGTGCATGTCAGAAGTTAACgtcaatttcaaaaatttaaacataattcTGATTTTAGTTACACTAGAAATAAACCGGATTTGACACTAAagaaaaccaaatttaattcaaaattatattaagtttGGTTTATTCAAACCCGGATTTCCTTATAAAAATCTGCccattcataaataaaaaaaatctgacatAGAAATTTAAGTCTAACACAAAACTCtacaatttataataaatctaTTATCCCATTTAAATCGGATACGCAAATCTGTCATAAAAATTAAGTCtaacaaaaaaatctatcatttataaaaaatctgCTACCTCGTTTGGTAGACTTATCCTTAAAAATCTGTTTTCAACTTAAA includes:
- the LOC106377763 gene encoding S-alkyl-thiohydroximate lyase SUR1-like — encoded protein: MLFDNCRKDVKKTILPLGHEDPSVYPCFRTCIEAQRPPLRHNVDLVCDRLKDIRCVVCPKKPESCTYLLTKLELSLLDGIKDDIDFCVKLAREENLVFLPGEALGVKNWMRITIGVEAHMLEDALERLKGFCTRHTKKTDTETESPSSVENE